The proteins below are encoded in one region of Aphelocoma coerulescens isolate FSJ_1873_10779 chromosome 4, UR_Acoe_1.0, whole genome shotgun sequence:
- the CDKL2 gene encoding cyclin-dependent kinase-like 2 isoform X3 — MDKYQVLGLVGEGSYGVVTKCRNRENGQIVAVKKFLESDDDAAVRKIALREIKLLKQLRHENLVNLLDVCKRKKRWYLVFEFVDHTVLDDLEASPNGLDYSRVRKYLFQIMRGIAFCHSHNIIHRDIKPENILVSQSGVVKLCDFGFARPLATSGEVYTDYVATRWYRAPELLVGDSKYGRPVDVWAIGSLITEMLTGEPLFPGDSDIDQLFHITKCLGNLIPRQQELFYKNPLFAGMKLPEVKELESLEKRYPKLPAATLDLAKECLQIDPDKRPSCAELLQGDFFNKDGFAERISAWAQGTKMES, encoded by the exons ATGGACAAGTACcaggtgctggggctggtgggggAAGGCAGCTACGGGGTGGTGACCAAGTGCAGGAACAGGGAGAACGGGCAGATCGTGGCCGTCAAGAAGTTCCTGGAGAGCGACGACGACGCGGCGGTGAGGAAAATAGCCCTGAGGGAAATCAAACTGCTCAAG CAACTCAGGCACGAGAATCTGGTGAACCTGCTGGACGTGTGTAAAAGGAAGAAGCGGTGGTACCTGGTATTTGAATTTGTGGATCACACGGTGCTTGATGACCTCGAGGCCTCTCCCAACGGGCTGGACTACAGCAGGGTTCGGAAATACTTATTTCAGATTATGAGAGGAATTGCCTTTTGTCACAGTCATAAT ATAATCCATCGGGATATTAAGCCAGAAAACATACTGGTTTCCCAGTCAGGAGTTGTCAAACTCTGCGACTTCGGATTTGCCCGGCCCTTGGCAACTTCCGGGGAAGTTTACACAGACTACGTGGCGACCCGCTGGTACagagccccagagctgctggtgggggaCAGCAAGTATGGCAG gcCTGTGGATGTGTGGGCTATTGGCTCCCTGATAACAGAAATGCTTACAGGAGAGCCCCTTTTCCCTGGAGACTCAGACATTGACCAGCTCTTCCATATCACCAAGTGCCTGG GTAACTTAATTCCAAGACAACAGGAGTTATTCTATAAAAACCCTCTCTTTGCTGGCATGAAGTTGCCTGAGGTGAAGGAGCTCGAATCCCTGGAGAAACGCTATCCCAAACTCCCTGCTGCCACACTGGATTTAGCCAAG GAGTGCTTGCAGATTGACCCAGACAAGAGACCGTCCTGCGCTGAACTCCTGCAGGGAGATTTCTTCAACAAGGACGGCTTTGCTGAAAG GATTTCAGCATGGGCCCAAGGAACAAAGATGGAAAGCTGA
- the TIFA gene encoding TRAF-interacting protein with FHA domain-containing protein A, producing the protein MTSFEEAETEETVTCLHLTFYHPCQDEKMMFRCLNFCKREQVRADETAKFGRDSSVCRYNLMDTRVSRIQFALQFFRKLHTSENCFEIKNLSKKTKLTVNQTELGYLNKIDLPWKCIICFGDYQILAEIQEGESMDYFEIHLHLAEAPILQERCLPCLPSLQPVPENGISPSFFLSQGKSPTEIDENELC; encoded by the coding sequence ATGACCTCTTTTGAGGAAGCCGAAACAGAAGAAACAGTGACGTGCCTCCACCTGACCTTTTACCACCCTTGCCAGGATGAGAAGATGATGTTCCGCTGCCTGAACTTCTGTAAGCGTGAGCAGGTCAGGGCAGACGAAACGGCCAAGTTCGGCCGCGACTCCAGCGTCTGCCGCTACAACCTGATGGACACTCGCGTCTCCCGGATCCAGTTCGCCCTGCAGTTCTTCAGGAAACTCCACACCTCGGAAAATTGTTTTGAGATAAAGAACTtgagcaagaaaacaaaactgactGTCAACCAAACAGAACTGGGTTACTTAAACAAAATCGACCTTCCCTGGAAGTGCATCATCTGTTTTGGGGACTACCAGATCCTAGCAGAGATTCAAGAAGGGGAGTCCATGGATTATTTTGAGATTCATTTACACTTGGCTGAAGCACCGATTTTACAAGAAAGGTGCCTGCCATGCCTGCCATCCTTGCAGCCTGTACCTGAGAATGgcatttctccttccttttttctttcccaaggcAAAAGCCCCACAGAGATTGATGAAAATGAGTTGTGCTAG
- the AP1AR gene encoding AP-1 complex-associated regulatory protein isoform X1 produces the protein MGNCWAQWCCGLFFRRDPGRIQRGGGSKYFRTCSTGEHFTIEFENLVESDEGESPGSSHRPLTEEEIADLKDRHYDSIAEKQRVVDLKLQSELALQEEKLRLEEEALYAAQREAARAAKQKKLLEQRRQHRITQRAHAVNNGEFQSSVAEEDLDPFLRNTKFQYEAFRSSRLSSDATVLTPNTESSCDLMTKTKSVSGNDDSTSLDLEWEDEEGMNRMIPMRERSKTEEDILRAALKFNSRKTGSHPASASDDSNGLEWENDFVSAEMDDNGNSEYAGFVNPVLELSASDVRLSDSDHQDR, from the exons ATGGGGAACTGCTGGGCGCAGTGGTGCTGCGGGCTGTTCTTCCGGAGGGATCCCGGCCGGATCCAGCGCGGCGGAGG ATCCAAGTATTTTAGAACATGTTCAACAGGAGAACACTTCACTATAGAG tTTGAGAACCTGGTGGAAAGTGATGAG gGGGAAAGCCCAGGAAGCAGTCACAG ACCTCTGACTGAGGAAGAAATTGCAGACCTGAAAGACAGACACTACGACTCCATTGCTGAAAAGCAGAGGGTTGTTGATCTGAAGCTTCAGTCAGAG TTAGCCTTACAAGAGGAGAAGTTAAGACTAGAAGAGGAGGCTTTATATGCTGCACAACGTgaagcagccagggcagcaaagcagaaaaagctCTTGgag CAACGTAGGCAGCACAGGATAACGCAGAGAGCACACGCTGTTAATAATGGAGAGTTCCAGAG CTCTGTGGCAGAGGAAGATCTCGATCCTTTCCTAAGGAATACAAAATTCCAGTATGAAGCTTTCCGAAGTAGCA GACTTTCATCTGATGCCACAGTACTGACGCCCAACACAGAGAGCAGTTGTGACTTGATGACCAAAACCAAATCAGTGAGTGGGAACGACGACAGCACCTCCTTAGATTTAGAGTGGGAAGATGAAGAAG GCATGAACAGGATGATCCCAATGAGGGAGCGCTCCAAGACGGAGGAGGACATCCTCCGGGCTGCGCTGAAATTCAACAGCAGGAAGACAGGGAGCCACCCAGCCTCGGCCTCTGACGATTCCAACGGGCTGGAGTGGGAGAATGACTTTGTCAGCGCCGAGATGGATGACAACGGCAATTCCGAGTACGCCGGCTTCGTCAATCCCGTGCTGGAGCTGTCGGCCTCGGATGTGAGGCTGTCGGATTCCGACCACCAGGACAGATAG
- the CDKL2 gene encoding cyclin-dependent kinase-like 2 isoform X2, whose translation MDKYQVLGLVGEGSYGVVTKCRNRENGQIVAVKKFLESDDDAAVRKIALREIKLLKQLRHENLVNLLDVCKRKKRWYLVFEFVDHTVLDDLEASPNGLDYSRVRKYLFQIMRGIAFCHSHNIIHRDIKPENILVSQSGVVKLCDFGFARPLATSGEVYTDYVATRWYRAPELLVGDSKYGRPVDVWAIGSLITEMLTGEPLFPGDSDIDQLFHITKCLGNLIPRQQELFYKNPLFAGMKLPEVKELESLEKRYPKLPAATLDLAKECLQIDPDKRPSCAELLQGDFFNKDGFAERFSQELKQKIQKDARDHQFQKKSKIGKRDKDDVLEERKMISVQDFSMGPRNKDGKLIKTKPSKADAEKADPSSRLGFIFDSGINPLKFSPQTTLKDSSSSLDYAKSPGTVIPPINQSFSPTFGMGSVPGSLNYRLDEKSKKYLNPLLKARKPSPVGRCNVSLTPVTNEKPILQASKKKWEFPKADVRLPELNHLPELRGREAWHPRFLKKESRMFAESRVPSLAAIDLHNSSLASQQLSGTLVPDALEANFPRVEH comes from the exons ATGGACAAGTACcaggtgctggggctggtgggggAAGGCAGCTACGGGGTGGTGACCAAGTGCAGGAACAGGGAGAACGGGCAGATCGTGGCCGTCAAGAAGTTCCTGGAGAGCGACGACGACGCGGCGGTGAGGAAAATAGCCCTGAGGGAAATCAAACTGCTCAAG CAACTCAGGCACGAGAATCTGGTGAACCTGCTGGACGTGTGTAAAAGGAAGAAGCGGTGGTACCTGGTATTTGAATTTGTGGATCACACGGTGCTTGATGACCTCGAGGCCTCTCCCAACGGGCTGGACTACAGCAGGGTTCGGAAATACTTATTTCAGATTATGAGAGGAATTGCCTTTTGTCACAGTCATAAT ATAATCCATCGGGATATTAAGCCAGAAAACATACTGGTTTCCCAGTCAGGAGTTGTCAAACTCTGCGACTTCGGATTTGCCCGGCCCTTGGCAACTTCCGGGGAAGTTTACACAGACTACGTGGCGACCCGCTGGTACagagccccagagctgctggtgggggaCAGCAAGTATGGCAG gcCTGTGGATGTGTGGGCTATTGGCTCCCTGATAACAGAAATGCTTACAGGAGAGCCCCTTTTCCCTGGAGACTCAGACATTGACCAGCTCTTCCATATCACCAAGTGCCTGG GTAACTTAATTCCAAGACAACAGGAGTTATTCTATAAAAACCCTCTCTTTGCTGGCATGAAGTTGCCTGAGGTGAAGGAGCTCGAATCCCTGGAGAAACGCTATCCCAAACTCCCTGCTGCCACACTGGATTTAGCCAAG GAGTGCTTGCAGATTGACCCAGACAAGAGACCGTCCTGCGCTGAACTCCTGCAGGGAGATTTCTTCAACAAGGACGGCTTTGCTGAAAG ATTTAGTCAGGAGCTCAAACAAAAGATCCAGAAAGATGCCAGAGACCATcagttccaaaaaaaatccaaaatcggCAAAAGGGACAAAGATGATGttttagaagaaagaaaaatgatcaGTGTTCAG GATTTCAGCATGGGCCCAAGGAACAAAGATGGAAAGCTGATAAAGACCAAGCCCTCTAAAGCTGATGCAGAGAAAGCAGATCCATCCTCCAGGCTGGGCTTCATCTTTGACAGCGGAATCAACCCACTTAAATTCAGCCCTCAGACCACCCTGAAAGattccagcagcagcttggaCTATGCCAAGAGCCCAGGCACAGTTATCCCTCCCATCAACCAGAGCTTCTCTCCTACGTTTGGGATGGGTTCTGTGCCTGGGAGCCTTAATTACAG ACTTGatgaaaagagtaaaaaatactTGAACCCATTGCTAAAGGCACGGAAGCCTTCTCCAGTGGGCCGTTGCAATGTCAGCTTGACACCG GTTACTAATGAAAAACCCATTCTTCAGGCAAgtaagaaaaaatgggaattcccCAAGGCAGATGTGCGTTTGCCAGAACTAAATCATCTCCCCGAGCTGAGAGGACGGGAAG CTTGGCATCCCAGATTTCTGAAAAAGGAAAGTAGAATGTTTGCAGAGTCCCGAGTCCCCTCCCTCGCTGCTATCGACCTTCATAACTCAAGTCTGGCTTCACAGCAG CTGTCAGGGACCTTGGTGCCGGATGCATTAGAAGCCAACTTCCCCAGGGTCGAGCACTAG
- the CDKL2 gene encoding cyclin-dependent kinase-like 2 isoform X1: MCSPQQLRHENLVNLLDVCKRKKRWYLVFEFVDHTVLDDLEASPNGLDYSRVRKYLFQIMRGIAFCHSHNIIHRDIKPENILVSQSGVVKLCDFGFARPLATSGEVYTDYVATRWYRAPELLVGDSKYGRPVDVWAIGSLITEMLTGEPLFPGDSDIDQLFHITKCLGNLIPRQQELFYKNPLFAGMKLPEVKELESLEKRYPKLPAATLDLAKECLQIDPDKRPSCAELLQGDFFNKDGFAERFSQELKQKIQKDARDHQFQKKSKIGKRDKDDVLEERKMISVQDFSMGPRNKDGKLIKTKPSKADAEKADPSSRLGFIFDSGINPLKFSPQTTLKDSSSSLDYAKSPGTVIPPINQSFSPTFGMGSVPGSLNYRLDEKSKKYLNPLLKARKPSPVGRCNVSLTPVTNEKPILQASKKKWEFPKADVRLPELNHLPELRGREAWHPRFLKKESRMFAESRVPSLAAIDLHNSSLASQQLSGTLVPDALEANFPRVEH; this comes from the exons ATGTGTAGCCCCCAG CAACTCAGGCACGAGAATCTGGTGAACCTGCTGGACGTGTGTAAAAGGAAGAAGCGGTGGTACCTGGTATTTGAATTTGTGGATCACACGGTGCTTGATGACCTCGAGGCCTCTCCCAACGGGCTGGACTACAGCAGGGTTCGGAAATACTTATTTCAGATTATGAGAGGAATTGCCTTTTGTCACAGTCATAAT ATAATCCATCGGGATATTAAGCCAGAAAACATACTGGTTTCCCAGTCAGGAGTTGTCAAACTCTGCGACTTCGGATTTGCCCGGCCCTTGGCAACTTCCGGGGAAGTTTACACAGACTACGTGGCGACCCGCTGGTACagagccccagagctgctggtgggggaCAGCAAGTATGGCAG gcCTGTGGATGTGTGGGCTATTGGCTCCCTGATAACAGAAATGCTTACAGGAGAGCCCCTTTTCCCTGGAGACTCAGACATTGACCAGCTCTTCCATATCACCAAGTGCCTGG GTAACTTAATTCCAAGACAACAGGAGTTATTCTATAAAAACCCTCTCTTTGCTGGCATGAAGTTGCCTGAGGTGAAGGAGCTCGAATCCCTGGAGAAACGCTATCCCAAACTCCCTGCTGCCACACTGGATTTAGCCAAG GAGTGCTTGCAGATTGACCCAGACAAGAGACCGTCCTGCGCTGAACTCCTGCAGGGAGATTTCTTCAACAAGGACGGCTTTGCTGAAAG ATTTAGTCAGGAGCTCAAACAAAAGATCCAGAAAGATGCCAGAGACCATcagttccaaaaaaaatccaaaatcggCAAAAGGGACAAAGATGATGttttagaagaaagaaaaatgatcaGTGTTCAG GATTTCAGCATGGGCCCAAGGAACAAAGATGGAAAGCTGATAAAGACCAAGCCCTCTAAAGCTGATGCAGAGAAAGCAGATCCATCCTCCAGGCTGGGCTTCATCTTTGACAGCGGAATCAACCCACTTAAATTCAGCCCTCAGACCACCCTGAAAGattccagcagcagcttggaCTATGCCAAGAGCCCAGGCACAGTTATCCCTCCCATCAACCAGAGCTTCTCTCCTACGTTTGGGATGGGTTCTGTGCCTGGGAGCCTTAATTACAG ACTTGatgaaaagagtaaaaaatactTGAACCCATTGCTAAAGGCACGGAAGCCTTCTCCAGTGGGCCGTTGCAATGTCAGCTTGACACCG GTTACTAATGAAAAACCCATTCTTCAGGCAAgtaagaaaaaatgggaattcccCAAGGCAGATGTGCGTTTGCCAGAACTAAATCATCTCCCCGAGCTGAGAGGACGGGAAG CTTGGCATCCCAGATTTCTGAAAAAGGAAAGTAGAATGTTTGCAGAGTCCCGAGTCCCCTCCCTCGCTGCTATCGACCTTCATAACTCAAGTCTGGCTTCACAGCAG CTGTCAGGGACCTTGGTGCCGGATGCATTAGAAGCCAACTTCCCCAGGGTCGAGCACTAG
- the AP1AR gene encoding AP-1 complex-associated regulatory protein isoform X2: protein MGNCWAQWCCGLFFRRDPGRIQRGGGSKYFRTCSTGEHFTIEFENLVESDEGESPGSSHRPLTEEEIADLKDRHYDSIAEKQRVVDLKLQSEQRRQHRITQRAHAVNNGEFQSSVAEEDLDPFLRNTKFQYEAFRSSRLSSDATVLTPNTESSCDLMTKTKSVSGNDDSTSLDLEWEDEEGMNRMIPMRERSKTEEDILRAALKFNSRKTGSHPASASDDSNGLEWENDFVSAEMDDNGNSEYAGFVNPVLELSASDVRLSDSDHQDR, encoded by the exons ATGGGGAACTGCTGGGCGCAGTGGTGCTGCGGGCTGTTCTTCCGGAGGGATCCCGGCCGGATCCAGCGCGGCGGAGG ATCCAAGTATTTTAGAACATGTTCAACAGGAGAACACTTCACTATAGAG tTTGAGAACCTGGTGGAAAGTGATGAG gGGGAAAGCCCAGGAAGCAGTCACAG ACCTCTGACTGAGGAAGAAATTGCAGACCTGAAAGACAGACACTACGACTCCATTGCTGAAAAGCAGAGGGTTGTTGATCTGAAGCTTCAGTCAGAG CAACGTAGGCAGCACAGGATAACGCAGAGAGCACACGCTGTTAATAATGGAGAGTTCCAGAG CTCTGTGGCAGAGGAAGATCTCGATCCTTTCCTAAGGAATACAAAATTCCAGTATGAAGCTTTCCGAAGTAGCA GACTTTCATCTGATGCCACAGTACTGACGCCCAACACAGAGAGCAGTTGTGACTTGATGACCAAAACCAAATCAGTGAGTGGGAACGACGACAGCACCTCCTTAGATTTAGAGTGGGAAGATGAAGAAG GCATGAACAGGATGATCCCAATGAGGGAGCGCTCCAAGACGGAGGAGGACATCCTCCGGGCTGCGCTGAAATTCAACAGCAGGAAGACAGGGAGCCACCCAGCCTCGGCCTCTGACGATTCCAACGGGCTGGAGTGGGAGAATGACTTTGTCAGCGCCGAGATGGATGACAACGGCAATTCCGAGTACGCCGGCTTCGTCAATCCCGTGCTGGAGCTGTCGGCCTCGGATGTGAGGCTGTCGGATTCCGACCACCAGGACAGATAG